The stretch of DNA GATATCAACAAGGGATTCTCGGGCGGCGAGATCAAGCGAAGCGAGGTGCTGCAGTTGATGATCCAGCGGCCCGACTTCATCATGCTCGACGAGCCCGAGAGCGGGGTGGACCTGGAGAACATCTCCCTGATGGGCACCTCGATCGCACACCTCCTCCAGAAAGACCAGCACATCATGAACCGGCAGAAGAGCGGGCTGATCATCACCCACACCGGCTATATCCTGGATTACCTCGACGCCGACTTCGGCCATGTCATGATCGACGGGGCGATACGCTGCCACGGCAACCCCCGCGAGATACTGAAAGTGATCAAAGAGAGAGGATACAGGGAGTGCCTTGCATGCCAGCAGATATGAATGAAATCGCCCGCCTTCCGGACTCTGAGAAGGAGCGGCTTACCCAGACCGGGCTGGAGATCGGGCTCGAGAACCGGTGCGGGAGTTTCTTCCAGATGGACCAGGAGATCCTCCAGACCACCTGCTCGGCCGAGGGCGTGGAAGTGCTCTCCCTCGCAGACGCACTGGAGAAGTACGACTGGATGGCCGAGCACTACTGGAACGCCGTCAAGAAGGACAAGGACAAGTACACCGAGTTCGTCGCAAAACAGGAGCGCCCGGCAGGCGTCGTGGTCATCGCCCACAAGGGCGCCCGCACCGTCTACCCGGTGCAGGCCTGCCTCTACCTTGCCGGCGGGCCGGTGCAGACGGTGCACAACATCATGATCGCCGAGGAGGGCGCCGAACTCCATGTGATCTCCGGGTGCGCCAGCGCCGCCGGGGCGAAGAGCGGCTCGCATCTCGGCGTGACCGAGTTTTACGTCGGCAAAAATGCACGGATCACCTCGACGATGATCCACAACTGGAACCCGCACATCTCAGTTTACCCGCGGAGCGCCGCCATCGTGGAGGAGAACGGCGTGTTCATCTCCAACTATGTCTGTATGCAGCCGGTATCCAGGATCCA from Methanofollis liminatans DSM 4140 encodes:
- a CDS encoding SufB/SufD family protein, producing MPADMNEIARLPDSEKERLTQTGLEIGLENRCGSFFQMDQEILQTTCSAEGVEVLSLADALEKYDWMAEHYWNAVKKDKDKYTEFVAKQERPAGVVVIAHKGARTVYPVQACLYLAGGPVQTVHNIMIAEEGAELHVISGCASAAGAKSGSHLGVTEFYVGKNARITSTMIHNWNPHISVYPRSAAIVEENGVFISNYVCMQPVSRIQMYPQATLGKNAVGRFSSIVVAQPDSHFDLGSRAILQGKGSSAELITRAITKGGTIISRGHILGETEETKGHIECKGMILKDGTIHAIPEIEGRVTGTELSHEAAVGKIARDEIEYLMARGLDEETATATIIRGFLDVKIEGLPPMLQQQIDAAIDAADAGF